The window aggaaggttgagaaccactggtctgcaCTCTCACccacaagaagaaaaaaggttTCTCTGCCCCTTCACGTGATTATCAAGTCATCCCCCATGAAGGGCGGGTCCCTGGATTTCCAGCCACCACCCGGGGCTGCTAAGTCAGTTAAACCTGATGAGTGAGAACTCCTGTGGGGAGACCGGCCCGGGGCTACCAAGGGGCCTCCCTAGCAGAGGCCCAGGGCGAAGCGCCCTTCCCATCTCCAACCGTCCACAGCCGAGAGGGCACCAGCCCCGTGGGCACCCCCTCGACGGGCTCAGAGGGAGATGCGGGTGGGCAGACTCCAGCCCTCTGCCCTGCGTTGGCCCGAGACACCCACACCCAGGCCGGGTGGTCACCCCTTTAGGACAGAAGCTCAGGGAGCAGGGCCCGGGGAGGAGCCCCCGTGGCCTTTGCAGAACGGTGGAGACTGCCAAAGACAGACAAGCTCATGATTTAATCAAAACGAAAGGACCTCTGGATCATCTCTAAAATACACCAGGCACGGGGAACGAAAGACCAGCCCCTCCGTTTTCTTGGTGACGGTGTTGGGGGCGAGGCCGGGCGGATCAGCTGTTTGCCTGTTCACAGGGAGAAGAAAGGATGTTACTTCCTTAAGATAAACGCGGGTAGAAAACTTCTTTTCTCTCTAGGTTGACAAGGCACTTGCACACCAGCTGAGCAAGCCTCCGAGGACAAAGGAACGTGGTTTCCCCACGGCACGAAGGTCAAGGGGTGAGGCTGACCGTGGTGGCGggcagctgggctgaggaccACGTGTGCCCgggcctggagggagaggggagcagggccgggacacaggcctgggctgggagatcTCGCTCCACACGGCCTCTGAGAGACATCAGTGTTCAACCGCTTGGCTCCCTGCCCGTGGCCTCTCCTGCACCCCGCCTTCCGCCTGATGCTCTGGTGCTGGGCCCTGGCCATGTCCTGAACATCCATGCAGTTTGCTCTCTCACAGACCCGGCAgactgtccccccccaccccaccccccccgggCCAGGCTCCCCGCCGAGCCCCACCCGCTTCCCTCCACCGGGCAGCCCCCTACAGGACATCCGGGTGCCCGTTCCAGCACTCGGCCCTCTGCCGGGTGCGGCCTGGCCAGCCGCTGTGGCCACTAGAAGGTTTGAGGTCCTCTGGTTTTATTGGGGGCCACGTCAGACAATGCCCTCGtgtcctgcccccctccccagacTGGAGACTTGGGGGGACACAAAGTGAAAAGACTTCTCTCaccagcagcccagccctggccggggacCGGGATGGAGAGGGACCTGGCTCTCGCCCAGGATCCAGGCAGCGCCAGGGGAGAGGTTCCCGCTgggcagcgtggtcaggcccggAGTCCAGAGGGCAGGATGGCAGGGAGCCCCCAGGACCTCCCGCCTTCACCGCCTCTGTGTGCACCAGAGAGCCCCAGCTGCTCCCCCACCCTCGACTTTGGGACCTGCCCGGGGTGCACTCGGCCCAGAAAAGGACAGGGCACCGTCCCGACTCCACTGGCTAATTTGCGTCCCTGTGCTCTCTGCCCGCACCGAAGTCTGGGTGGAGCCAGCTGAGCCGGACTGTGGTCAGCAGAGCACAGCCTGTGTGACGTCAGCCCTGCCACGCTGAGCCCGGCTGCTTCATCCTCGCCCACTGGGCGGCGTGCAAGCGAGGCCCCCAGCAGTGATGGGTGgacaccgggggtggggggttgggggggcaggaaggggggacAGCCCTCAGCTCCCGGCAGCAGGACCACGGCTCATAGACACCTGGGCTGTGACGTGTCCGAGCTCTGAGCCAGGACAGGGAAATCACCTTCATTTGTCGATAGATCCAGTCTGTAAACACCGTCACGTTGCCGTACACTCCTGGCCTGTTCGCCTTGGCGCAGCCGGACCCCCAGCTCGTGTCCCCAATCAGCCACCAGATGCTGCTTTTCAACGTGACCAGAGGGCCGCCACTGTCGCCCTGGGGGACAAGCACGCAACAGAGCGACGTCAAGCCACAACCGCACGCGCCATGACCTTGCAcagagggtgggggtcccagtgGGTGTGCGGGTGTCATCTCTCCTCCAGTAGGTAAGAGTAATAGAATCCCCAAGAGAGACTCTGCCAGCGATGAATTTTAGTCTACTAGTAGATGCGCTAAGAGTTACTAAGTCAATTGGTGTCTGTATTTTAAAACAGTCCAATACTTGTTTCTGCTCCATGGACACTTAGCTAATATAAAGCCCTGTATCCCAGGGACATGGAACCTTCCCTCTCAGCGGGGAGAAGGGGCTCATGGACTCAGTGGGGTAGGCAAGAGCAGAAAGCGGCAAACACCTGGCAGGAATCCACGCTGCCCTGCAGGTACCCGGCGCAGACCATGGTGGGCGTGACCAGGTTGTTGTAGACGTATCTGCCGTTACACTGCCCGGGCTCGATGAGGGGCACCATCGCGGCGTTCAGCATGTCCGACGTTTTCCCTGAGACAGACCAGGTCATCGCGCCATCAGTGCAGCCCGTGGCTCCCACGGGAGGGAGACAGGCCACTGCGGACAGACAGgtggccctgccccgcccctccctcctccctcctaagCCGTCTCCCGGGGAACCTGGGTCACCCCTGCAGCTGGCGGGTCTGCGCTTAGTGCAGCTCTAGGTTTGGGTTTCAGGGGGAAGACTTCCTGCCCCTGGAGCCAGTCaactctcctccccctgcccccccaggtTCCAGAATCGCCCTCGTCATCACTCAGCGACTGGGTTCTGCGGGCTCACCTTGCCCCAGTCATTGCTCCCTCTTCTCCAACGACCCCACCAGCCAGGAGCTCCTGTCTCCCTCCGTAAACAAACCCGCTTTTCTTCATCCCACACCCTCCTTCCATACACTCGTCAAACTGAGGCACAAAGCCTGCGtgaactgccccctgtcacccatcCCGCCGGAGTAGACCCAGGATCGGGCCTCCCCCTTGCAAACCCAGGGCCGTGCTCACGGGACTGCAGACTCCGTGCCCAGGAGCCTCACCTTTCTCGTAGGTGGCCCCCCACCCGGAGATCCAGCAGGCCTGTCTCGGCTCCAGCATCAGGCCGGGGTTGGGCAGACACACCGGCTTCACTTTGTCTGTTTCGAGAAGAAAAAGCACCGTGAGTTCGTCTGTTCTGACGAAGGCGGTGGCCTTCCGCTGGACCTTCCCCGTGTGCCTGCGCTGGGCCATCCTGCCCGAGGAAAGCCCGGGTGCCAGCGGGTCCTGGCACCCCGCCTTCTGCCCCTGCCGGCGCCCTCCTTCCAAAAGGCAGGACGCTCGCCTCCGGAAACTGTGCGACTTACAAATGGAACAATTGGCTAGCTCTGcttcaaaacacacacaattaACTTTTCTTCAAACGAAGTCTTccagaaacagaaatgaaaaacacacagtGTCTCCAGTGACAGACGgtaagaaagacagacagaccgGTGGCAGTGGCCAGTGGCCAGGAGGCTGGCGGGCACTTCTAGCTCCTGGGGGCGTGCTGGACCCGCCTCCACCTGGGTTGTTTCCTGACTGGAATGTAAgcacctggagggcaggggcGTGGTTTTGCGTCTTCTGCcccgggggtggggagagtgggaaAGAGGGGGCGCTAGAGGGCTCTGGACCCTTGGATGGACTAGATCGGGGCCCAACTAAGAAGTGCAGGGGATGCATGTTGGTTTGTTTTCATATCGTTTTAAGTTGTTATTAAAGTGTTTTCTTTCCAGAATAACGTGGAAAACTAAAGCATCTTTACAAGCCAGAGACCAGTTGGCCTCCCTGGCGGTGACGCTGCCCCCAAGGAGTGTCTGACAACCTTTGCCTGCACAACTGAGGCAGCTCCCGGCATCTAGGGGCAGGGGCCCCACAGTGCACAGACGCCCCCCAAAGAGCCTGCCAGCCCCCCATGCCAACATGCCACACTCTCCCGTGTTGGTTAAACTGCCCCCCTACGTGGAGGAAAGTGTGGTGGTCACTGCTTCCCTCAACACGCACGGGCACGTTTCCAGGTGATCTGGCTTCTGCTGAGCACATTCCTGCCAGCCACCCCTCCGCCCGccgcccctgcctcccagggctcccagcccAGGTTTTATGCCCAGCGAGCCGCTCCTTCAGCTGTGGCCAGCACGGCTCACGCACCCGCGCCCCGCGGACAGAGGTGTGTACCGTTAAAAGTCAGCGGCGTCTGCAGCTTCATAAGAGCGATGTCGTTGTTCTTGGTCTTGGAATCATAGTGCGGATGAGAAATCACCTTGCCCACGCGGTACGCGTTTCCGTAGAACATGGCGGACTGTCTCAGGATTCCCGCAAAGGCCATCCAGTACCGGGGATTGTTCAGAGGCCTGGGGGGCAAAGGTGAACACCGCTCAGCGTCTCAGAGCCGCAGACGCGAAACACTCGTTGGATGAGCAGAAGTCAGACGCTGGAGCCCAGCGTCCCCGGGGGTGACAGGACCACCAAAGCCAGCGAGACTGGCCAGCAGGAGTCAGGCCTCCCCAGTCCCCGCCTCGGCCCGGCCTCACCTGCACACCTTCCCGCCTTCTAgcccctgctctgcctcctggcTGAGCCCTGTGCCCCGTGGGCCCCGGCAGCAGCCCACGGAGCCCCACAATTCCGAGAACACTGTTTCTTGGACCTGCCTGCCTCTCTGAGGTTTTAAACTTCGTTTCTGGCAGGAGCGGGTCTTACCTATCTTGATGTGCTAGGGATTTCCTGACACTCAGTAGGTGCTTTATGAATGTGTAGTGCCGAATAGCCTCTAGGTCTCCAGCCCTCACCTTTATCtagcagcgatggcgaaccttttgagctcggcgtgtcagcattttgaaaaaccctaacttaactctggtgccgtgtcacatatctGCTGCCACCACAGCCCTGGCAGCAGCCCACACACCTGTCATGTGTAGACACCTTGACGGCCccgcctgaggccacacagccaggccaGGCCCGGCCCAGCCTCAGGCTAAACCAGAAAAACAGCTCTGATGAGTGAGTTTTCCTCCAAAACCAACATAGGAGCAAAAACTCTTATGTTTAAGCtctagccggtgtggcttagtggacagagcattgtcctgcggactgaagggtcccagttttgattccaggcaagaacacatgtccaggttgcgggcttgatccccagtaggaggcgtgcaggaggcagctgatcaatggttctctctaaacattgatgtttctctctccctctccctttctctctgaaagcagtacaaatatattaaaaaaaacaacaacaactctatgtttaaggaaaaaaagggggtgggggggacagtaTCTTCCACAAAAGCTAACGCTATAAATTATGCCTTCCCCTTGCCCCTCCCAGCTGGCTGTGTGGGCAGCGCTGTGGCCAAGGGAGCCTACCTGAGGCCACAGGGAACCTTCCAGCAGGGCCGTGTGCGATCCCCGAGTGTGTCTGAGTGTGACCTCTCTCAGGACGATCGTCCAGAGACCAGAGCTCCCTTGAGGGCAGGAAAGGCAGTGACGCCCCAGTCCGACCCTGCATCCTTGCTCCCAGAATCCTGCCTTCAGTGGACGCCCGATGCACGCTTGCTGAGGGATGGGTGTGGCCGAGGCATCACGTGCAGTGGCTCATCTGACCCTCCCAGGGACCGAGGGGGCGCCATTAGAGCCCCACTTATACACTAGGAAACTGGAGCTCGAAGAGGTCAAAACCTGTCGCTCAAGGTCACGGGGCCACAGAGCCACCTCCCAACCCAGGAGCTGCTTCCCCGTGAACATACTCTTCCACGCAGTGGGCGGCCGTCACGATCCACTCGGGGGTGATAATGGAGCCTCCACAGACGTGGACGCCCTGGACGTGCAGGCTGACCTGCCAGGGCCAGTCCCCCGGGGCAGCACTCGATCCGCCCACGATCCGACTCTGGCGGCCCATCTTCGAGTTGACCCCACACTCTGGAAGCGACAAGCACAACAGAGCAGGCCAGTGAGCAGGACCCGGGCCATCCTGCACCCCGATACCCACCCGTGCAGCGTGCGCCCGGACCGCGCCCGTCCCCCAGGCCCCGCCAGGCTGGTGGACAACTATTCCCACCTCTCATTCCAGGTTGTTTGGGGTCTGACTTTTGGAGAACATGGCCTGGTCTCTTAggttggaggggtgggggccatGCCAGTCACCCTGagatcccccaccccctccaagcACCCCTTTGCCACTGTGATTCCAGACACACAGCGTGGGTCCTGGGTGACAAAGGCCCTGGATCTCCCGAGTCCTGGAGGGATTGGATGCTCAGAGGCCCAAGATCATGGAACAAAGTGAAGGAGGGATCCGCCTGTGTGCTGGTCACCTGCCCACCCGGTGCTGGCGGGGCcggagggcggggcgggcacCTGGCTCCCTTGGTACCCAAAGGAGCTTGAGCCCAGTGGGCTGGGAAGCTACTGCCAGGACCACTGGGAGCATCTGCTAGTCTCGCCCCTTCGATCAGAGAAGCTGAGCTTCAGGACCGAGCGCCCGTAAAGGAACAGGACAGGCGTCCCCGAGCGGAGCGCAGGGCAGAGCCTTCCCTGCTGCTAAGGGGTTTGCAAGCAGAAGTAACGCAAACACAGCAGCCTCAGGCCTCCAGCTCCACCTCGGGGTGGTCCAGAGGGgcccccttctctctccacctTCCCAGACACGGGATCTGTGTCCGAAAATACAGGACCAAACAGGAACACCCAGGCTCACTTACCTATACAGCGTAGAGAAACCACTGTTTTTGAAGAACAGACATCActacaaaagaagaaagacagaCAGATGAGTGTACTGAGTGGGCAAGGCGATTTCTCATCTGCACTTTTGACCTCTGTGGTCACAACGGATGAGTCATTTGACTCTCAAAATACTTAAGAGTGTTTTCCAACGTTCTcactcccctgcctccccagacGTAGAGGGATCCATGACTGAAGGCTTGAATCAGGAAAGTAAATCCAGTTAGAGGACAGTGGTGAAGAGCAGACACCGAGAGTGGGTCAAACCCCAGCTTGGCAAGTTACGtaacctctgtgcctcagtttccccatctgcagaaTGGGCTAATGACAGCACCAACTCAGAGGATGGCTTTGAGGGCTTTGCAACAACATCGGCCATTAtgtttattctgggattttaaaTCAGCCTCTACTTTTTCAAGGGAGCCATTTGTAAACTTTGGTTTCCTATGACTGCTTCTTCACATTTGTCACACAGACAACAATTCAAGCGATTATTCGTCCGGgagcagaagggaaaaaaaaaagagttactgCTTTGGGAGGCAAACATTCGAGGTTTGCCGATGCATCCTGGTGTATATCGAATGTTCCCCTGAATATGCTGAGGAGGAGAGAAGTGGCCTCAACATCTGGGCATTCAGAGCTGGCCACGGTCCACTACACACAAACAGCTACAGAGACCAACACCGGGCCAGCCCACTGCTCGTGAAGGACAGCACACAGAAGCCCACCGCACAGTCCTGCCAGAGCAGACCGCGGGCCTGGTCCCAACCAGGGACCCTCTACTGTGAGTGACGGCAGCTTCCATGCCAACCCTGGGGTAGCCGGGCTTCATGCCACCCACCTGCTAGGAAAAAAGTGCTGAGATGCCAATCCAAGAATCACCCTCGACTCCTGCCAGCATCCAATCCAGAGCCAATCCCTTCTTCTTTGACTCTTCCCCCAAACGACACACCACAAGCCCAAATCCTGTAAGCCGTTTGCAACACCCTCCTGCCCACACGACCCACGTTCCAAGGACCACGGCGTGTCCCGGCGGTCCTGGCTGAGGGGCACTGGCAATGCCGAGAAGCACATTCCCACGAAAAAGTGTTTTCTAAGAACCGTGAGGTTGATTCTCCAGGGGAACCCGGCTGTGCAGTCATCAGCCTCTGGGCTCTCTGCGGCCACGCTGACGGGCCCCACCAGCGGCTCAGATGTAAGACCAACAATGTAAGAAATGCCCAAACCTGTACGAATTTTtttatgagttcatttgagccaaactggcgacaattgctgggaagcaaaatcacAATGGATTtggcttattttatatattacaacCAAAGGAGGAGATATAAgtgggtcacatgaaatccactggtgataaattagggaggcaggagaaagcaaagcaaggaaacctctgggattggataaaaagtgaaatgataaatGCATGCTTCTTCTACAGAGGTGGATACAGGACAGTTTACAGTtagcaattaacatgataataacaatgaggggatcaTGGTTTCCACTCTGATTGTGCtttgaggggggaaggggaggaaattACGTTgatattccaaaggtatgttatcatttatgttattgtagatgcaaaaaaagacaacagacaggcgcAGTGAAGGCAAAGACTGGCCTTTGTTAAAGAAGAATACCGGCCTAGGACGTGACTATCGCCATGGCTCACTTGTGGTTAGGAAGTTTTCATTCCCGACCATCCTATGCGGTTACTTCCAGTCCCTGAGCTCCTGGGGTGTAGTATGCATGGGGTTTAGTGAGCTCCTGGGGTCTGTTATCGTCCATAATAACAAAGGGCAGCTTCTGAGAGCAAAAGGGAagtctccccacccctgccacgtAGAGACGCCACGAGCCAGGCCAATGCCTTCTCTCTCCCCGCCAAGGCCGCGGCCCGCCTGAGCTCCCAAGGCTCACAGAGGCGAGGTGGCCGCTTCCGCCCCTGCTCAGCCCCATCCGCGGTCACCCAGGGGGACAAGGCAGCACTCAGCAGGTACAAAGGGCCCAGGCAGCTGTGTTTGGCTTCCCTGGCGGGCAGACCGCAGCCCCGCTGTTTTGATGGGCACACCTGGCCGGGCACAGCCCGCCTCCTGGGCGCACCCTGTCACCTTCCCAGGGACAGCCAGGCTCGAGAGGAAGTCGGCCACCAGGAATGCAAACCAGCTTCCGGCCTCCCACTCACGGGAAGGAGGGACGGCATGATTATCCATCCTTCCCTCCAGCAGCACCTGGCCTGCGGGAGGTGGCGGCTGGCTGAcacctggggggagggaccgggacctggcagctgggggaggctCGTGCACAAAGGACACTGTGTCTCACATTAAAGAGCATTCAGACAATGACAGGCTAGGGAGACTGTCAACATCTTAAATACACGCAAAACCAATCACGTAGCtcagcccacccctccccaccttcctaaCCAGCTAAGCCGTCGATCATGTGACCTGGGGATCATGTGACCTGGCGTTTGGGTTCATTACCACCCACAGGGCACACTGTGACCCACCCAGGACTGCAAGTCAGCCTGGAGGTCCAGGAAATGATGGCTGAACTGAGCTGCTGCCTCCCGGCCCTCCCAGCGCATCCTGTGACCGTGGGTTTGGGGCCGGGACCAACCACCCTGCTGCCTGGGGCGGCGGGGATCCTGGAAGCAGGACGTCAGTGCTAAAACCAGCCAAGtgcaggcaagcagaggtggtCACCCTGCAGGGACCCAAGGCGCTCTCTTCGTTTCCAGAGACCTCCCCTGACCGCACAGTAGGCTCAGCTCTAATATCCAGACAGTGAAGACACGAGTGCGGACTCCCCGTTTAGCAATGTCATCTAATAGCGCAGAGGGCACAGGGCACCACGAGATGGCACACAAACCTTCCCCGGAACGGACCCAGGGCTGCTCGGGGCAGTGGTCCTGCCCAGAGCCCATGCTCCTGGCAGTGAGAACCGGCCGAACCCGCAGCCGCAGCTCAGAAAAGTCAGCCCCGGCCGGCGTTGCCATGACGTCCCTGCCATTGGCTCTCATTATGAATGTCTCAAAGGGGAGCGGCAGCCGCCACATACCTGTGGTAGAGCTTTTTATAGAGGTCGGTGCTGCCGGCACTGATGTTCAGCTTCAGGAAGCTGGTGGCCCCGCTGTCATCCACTATTCCTTGGCTGGAATAAAAACTATTCCTGAAAAAGAGAGAACATCCATTCAAAATGATGGTTAAGTCGCAAGCGATTACAAACCCTGTGCTAACACTCCCCTTGCATGAAATTGAGATGAAGAGGGACGCCTTAGCAGGCTGGAGAACAGCATCACAAACACGGACAAGGGACTGTTATAGGCATCTTTGGACCCGATAACCCTGAGGGTCGGGCCAAGTCCCCCACCGGTGGTGATTCTAATCTAGTtgggttaggccagtggtcggcacactgcggctcgcaagccacatgcggctctttggccccttgagtgtggctcttccacaaaataccacatttgggcttgcacgtacagtgcgattgaaacttcgtggcccatgcacagaagtcggtattttgtggaagagccacactcaaggggacaaagagccgcatgtggcttgcgagccgcagtttgccgaccactgggttaggccaAGGAAACGAGAAGGGGGTGTGTACGCACATGCGGCCTAACAAACTGACGGACGGTAAAATGCCCCAGTTAGAAACAAATTCAGGCGCTGGCTGTGACGGGGCTTTGCTATGCCCTTCCACCCTGCAGTGGGGTGGCATTCAGGCACTTCATGAGCTAAGCTGCCAATGTTTCTATCAAGTGGTGGTTCATTTTGAAACTTGGCACATAGAGAACACCCTGTAATTGCAGAGAAGCCACACAGGGACACCCCAAGCAAGGGGCGGTGGTAACCAAATCACACGGCCTTGCctcgtgggggcggggggctgcccTGGTATCCCAGGGGTGctctgggagccctggctgggacgCTCTGGGCGGTGacaccccctctcctctccctccttccctgtggcCGCGTGCAGGAAGGAATTCTCTTGTATATGTCTGATGATCAGTGCTCCCACATTCAGTGGCCTTCACTGCCTCCTGTGAATGCCGTGAAAGTTGTGCAGGGTCTGTTCCTGCTGACCTTCCCCGTCCAGCCCTCCACAGGCACCctgaccccagccccccaccaagGTGGCCCTCTGTCAACATCCTGGGCCCTGGTGACCTCAGCTCAGGATGGTCCTGAGTAACCAGAAGTGGATAGAGGTCaaggcagggctgggtggccGGAGACAgacgtgggggtgggggagagcaggggtgctgtggggggggggctgcagagcCACCTGCTGATTTCCCAAAGCAGCCCTGGGAAGGAGACATGGCAGGTGGTGTTTGGTAGGTGGTGTTCGTGGGCTGGCACGCCCAGGGAAGGGCAGCGAGAACCACTGGTCTTTCTGAAGTTTCTGCCTGTCTCTGTCACCATGGTGCCCAGCTCCAGCCGCGAAGCCAGGGGCCCTGAACTCACCTGTAGCCCATGTCCTGGCACGCTGCCCTCCCGTAGCTCTCGCTCCAGTCGTCTCGGCACACGGGATGCCAGGACTTCCTCTGGGACGAGTACACCTGCAGGATGAAGTTGGGTCCGTAGAGACGCACTGCAGAGGAGAGAGGCCCATGAGTCTCAGACCATCGTCCCAATTGCGCAtgggccccaccctcccccgGACGCGGAGACTCGAGGCGGCAGATCTCTCTCCCCCAGGCGCCGACCACACACGAGATCTGCCGTCTCCTTTTCCTGCTAAGAAGTGCTCTTTACCCAAAAGAACTGAGAACAGGGACTCAGACAAAACCTTGTGCACAGACGTTCCCTGGGGGCACTGTTCCCAACAGCAGAGGGGGGACAACCCAAGTGTCCGTCAGCAGATGGAGGCACCATAGAGGGTCCTCGGCCACCAAAGGAAGGACGCACGGACACACGGACAGCATGAGCGCTGTCACCACTGACTGACAGAAGCCAGACGCCAGGCCACACACCGTCTGGATCCATGTCTAGGAAACGTCCAGGGGAAATCAGCAAGGCCCGGAGGGAGATTAGAGGCTGCAAAGGGCTtcgggggtggggaaggggtaaGGGATGAGGCTTGCTTCTGAAGTGACAGACACACCCCTCGATGGATGCGGCGATGGATGGCTGTGCATCTCTGAGTACGTGAAACCGCTGGATGGTTCGCTTTAAAGGGTGAAGGCTATGGTCTGTGAATTAGATCGCAATACAACTACTTTTGAGAGTTGCTCTTTCAACCATCACTTTGAGCAGCACGTGACCATCTCTGGCCCAAACCCTGGGCCCGGGCAGAgcacccagggatgtgcccagtTCCTGGTGCAAGGCTCTGCCCCTAAATCCATCCACGTTTTGCCAAAACTGCAGCTCTTTTGTTTACAGACAAAACTTTATAAATACAGCGTGAGCCACCCCCAGttccattcttttctctctctccctagaaGGGAGCACAACTCAGAATTCTGAGACCAGCCCTAGCCAATCTGGCttcgtggatagagtgtcagcctgcggactgaagggtccgggttcgattcccggtcagggcacatacccgggttgcggcttgatccccagtagggaggagggggagggtggtgcaggaggcaacagatcagtgattctctctcatcattgatgtttctatctctctctccctctcccttcctctctgaaatcaataaagaaatatatttgaaaaaaaaaaaaaaagaattccgaGAACATCTTGTGTGGAGAGAAGTCGGGTGGCGATGCCATGTAAAACCACACTCTGTGTTCTGAGGGGATGTGTTCTGGGGGGTGTCTGTGAGCCCAAAGTGTAAAATGAGGGGCCCACTATTCTCAGGCCTCACTCTCGCCTCCCATCTGTGCCCCTGACTCACTGGACACGCTGACTGAGATTATTCCTCCGTGAAATTCCAGCCTCGGTTTGATTACTTCCCAATGTTTCCGTGATGAGTGGTTCCAGGTGCCACATGTTAGGTGCGTGGATAAGCAACCTGTACTGCACCCAGACAACGGGAGATGATTCagagctaaaaagaaatgagctatcgaGCCATGAAAAGACACGGAGGCAACCTCAATGCGTGTTACTAAGGGACAGAAGCCGATCTGAAAAGGCCACGTAATGTATGATCCCAACTAtaggacattctggaaaaggcaaagccaTGGAGACAGTGAAAAGACCTGGGGTTGCctggtgctgggggagggagggatgagcagGTGGGGCAGAGAGGAAGTCTAGGGCAGTGAAATTACTGGTACGACACTTCAAAAATGGAGACACATCATTATTCATTTGTCCAAACCCAATGCCCAAATGCAAATACATTACACACTTGTCCACAGTATTGAGAGCAAACCCGACTGTGATCTCAGGACTGCAGTTAATAATGACGCATGGGTATTGGCTCATCAATTGTAATGCACGTACCACCCTAACGCAGGACGTCACAGACCGGGACAACTCTGAGGGGGATGGGACCCTGTACTCCCTGCGTGATTTCTGTACACCTAACACTGCTCCAAAAATAAAGTCTACCAGTGTTCAGAAGGTAACCAGAATCAAACTACTTTCAAAATTAAAGTAAAACTGACACTGACATGGTTGAAAGTGAGGGAGACAGTCCGTCTTGACTTGTGGGTGATGCGGGGATTTATTTTCCCTTCCAACCATCTGCGCTCAAGGGCTAACTCGGAAAGAGGACGGGGCGCACCCGGGAGCCCACCCAGCCGGTCGCCAGCAGTGTGTTTTCAGGATGGTGACCTGTTTCAGCTTTACTGAGGCAGCACGGACACATACAGAGTGTGTATATTTATGTTGTTCcgacatatgtgtgtgtgcatgtgaaagAAAGGCCGCAATCAAGGTGATGAGCGTCTCCAGCACCGCGGCCCGAGTTTCCTGCTTCC is drawn from Myotis daubentonii chromosome 3, mMyoDau2.1, whole genome shotgun sequence and contains these coding sequences:
- the TMPRSS2 gene encoding transmembrane protease serine 2, which encodes MALNSGLPPGVGPYYENHGYQPENLYPPRPSVDPSAYVVYPAPYYPPTVPQYAPRVLTNTSTPAVRTQPKSPSRTLCTSKTKKVLCITVALVAVLAGAVAAALLLWKFTESRCTVSGMECGSSGTCVSASLWCDGILHCPSGEDENQCVRLYGPNFILQVYSSQRKSWHPVCRDDWSESYGRAACQDMGYRNSFYSSQGIVDDSGATSFLKLNISAGSTDLYKKLYHSDVCSSKTVVSLRCIECGVNSKMGRQSRIVGGSSAAPGDWPWQVSLHVQGVHVCGGSIITPEWIVTAAHCVEEPLNNPRYWMAFAGILRQSAMFYGNAYRVGKVISHPHYDSKTKNNDIALMKLQTPLTFNDKVKPVCLPNPGLMLEPRQACWISGWGATYEKGKTSDMLNAAMVPLIEPGQCNGRYVYNNLVTPTMVCAGYLQGSVDSCQGDSGGPLVTLKSSIWWLIGDTSWGSGCAKANRPGVYGNVTVFTDWIYRQMKANS